In one window of Vanessa atalanta chromosome 10, ilVanAtal1.2, whole genome shotgun sequence DNA:
- the LOC125066928 gene encoding c-Myc-binding protein, protein MSSYKPIDSKREEFRRYLERAGVMDALTKVLVSLYEEPDKPEDALEYVRKHLGTDGGDDELEVARARIAELEAENALLKGEAAPTEG, encoded by the exons ATGTCTTCGTATAAA ccCATTGACTCAAAAAGAGAAGAATTTAGGCGGTATTTAGAGCGTGCAGGAGTAATGGATGCTCTAACAAAAGTTCTTGTTAGCCTTTATGAAGAGCCAGATAAACCAGAAGATGCCTTAGAGTATGTGCGGAAGCATTTAGGCACAGATGGAGGTGATGATGAACTTGAAGTTGCACGTGCCCGTATTGCAGAACTAGAAGCTGAAAATGCTCTTCTTAAAGGAGAAGCAGCACCAACGGAAGGATAA
- the LOC125066960 gene encoding T-complex protein 1 subunit theta, which produces MALHIPKAPGVPQMLKDGARMFSGLEEAVYRNINACKQFAQSVRSAYGPNGMNKMIINHIEKQFITSDAGTIIRELDVEHPAAKLMVLASQMQDAEVGDGTNFVIVISGALLEAAEELLRLGVTTSEIAEGYERALDKCLEILPELICHEIKDCKNVDDVVNSIKPAIMSKQYGNEEFIAKLVAKACVAILPENTTFNVDNVRICKILGAGLLQSEVLSGMVFKREVEGDVMGATKAKVVVYSCPVDITQTETKGTVLIKSADELLNFSKGEESLLEKQIKDIADAGVKVIVAGAKFGDMALHFLNKFGVMAVRLNSKFDLRRLAKTVNATVLPRLTTPTAEELGYCDTVRVDEVGDTRVVVFSMESNESRISTVVIRGSTDNYMDDIERAIDDGVNTFKNIARDGRFLAGAGATEIELAQHLLTYADTLPGLEQYAVRKFAVALESIPRALAENSGANATEVINNIYKAHRENNKFAGFDIDSENNGVCNAKETGVLDSYVLKYWGLKYAVGAATTILKVDQIIMAKRAGGPKPKAKAGSDDES; this is translated from the exons ATGGCTTTACATATACCAAAAGCACCGGGAGTACCCCAGATGTTAAAAGATGGGGCGCGG atgtttTCTGGTTTGGAAGAAGCTGTTTACCGCAATATAAACGCTTGCAAACAATTTGCACAAAGTGTTCGTTCCGCCTATGGACCTAATGGCATGAACAAAATGATAATTAACCACattgaaaaacaatttataacaagTGATGCAGGCACAATCATCAGAGAATTAGATGTTGAACATCCTGCTGCAAAACTCATGGTTTTAGCCAGTCAAATGCAAGACGCTGAAGTTGGTGACGGCACTaactttgttattgttatatctgGAGCCTTATTGGAAGCTGCTGAAGAGTTATTGAGGTTAGGTGTAACTACAAGTGAAATTGCTGAAGGATATGAGAGAGCCTTGGATAAATGCCTGGAAATACTTCCAGAGTTAATTTGTCATGAAATCAAGGATTGTAAAAATGTTGATGATGTTGTTAATAGTATTAAACCAGCTATAATGTCTAAGCAATATGGAAATGAAGAATTTATAGCAAAACTTGTAGCTAAAGCTTGTGTCGCAATTCTTCCTGAAAATACTACATTTAATGTTGATAATGTCAGGATATGTAAG aTCCTTGGTGCTGGACTTTTGCAATCAGAAGTTCTCTCAGGAATGGTTTTTAAACGAGAGGTTGAAGGTGATGTTATGGGTGCAACTAAAGCTAAAGTTGTGGTATATTCTTGCCCTGTTGATATCACTCAAACTGAAACCAAAGGAACAGTTCTTATCAAATCTGCTGATGAGCTGCTTAACTTCAGCAAAGGAGAGGAATCTCTATTAGAAAAACAGATCAAAGACATTGCTGATGCAGGTGTTAAAGTGATTGTTGCTGGAGCTAAATTTGGCGATATGGCTCTTCATTTCCTTAACAAATTTGGTGTTATGGCTGTACGTCTCAATTCTAAATTTGATCTCCGTCGTCTTGCTAAGACGGTCAATGCAact GTATTACCCAGATTAACTACTCCAACAGCTGAAGAATTAGGTTACTGTGATACTGTGAGAGTTGATGAAGTCGGAGATACCAGAGTAGTTGTATTCAGTATGGAAAGCAATGAATCTCGTATTTCCACAGTTGTTATCAGGGGTTCTACAGATAACTACATGGATGACATTGAAAGAGCAATTGACGATGGTGTAAACACATTCAAAAACATTGCACGAGATGGAAG attccTGGCTGGTGCTGGAGCAACTGAAATTGAACTGGCTCAACACCTTCTGACCTATGCTGACACTTTACCTGGATTGGAACAATATGCTGTTCGGAAGTTTGCTGTTGCACTCGAAAGTATTCCACGTGCCTTGGCTGAAAATTCTGGAGCGAATGCTACAGAAGTTATCAATAACATCTATAAGGCTCACAGG GAGAACAACAAGTTTGCAGGATTCGATATAGATTCAGAAAATAATGGTGTTTGCAATGCCAAAGAAACGGGTGTTTTGGattcatatgttttaaaatactgGGGCCTTAAATATGCTGTTGGTGCAGCAACTACTATTTTAAAAGTTGACCAAATTATCATGGCTAAGAGAGCTGGTGGACCAAAACCCAAAGCAAAGGCTGGAAGTGATGATGAGTcctaa
- the LOC125067001 gene encoding kelch-like protein 5, with protein MSTCESQKTEASKDNVSTNSVDEGLPRELSQLSLSSASNPDEFHCNKGHSETTMKNIYGYYQSQKLCDVALIAGGCRIPAHKVVLASCSEYFAAMFTGSLREAQSSEITLERVDSQALRSLVHYCYTGIIELSEETVEILLSTASLLQLHSVTKACCDFLEKQLDPCNCLGIAFFAEQQSCMGLHKSALEYTYQHFMQVVKHQEFLSLQSEQLSNLLKSDDLNVVTEENVFESLMAWVQHDHENRQGHLPTLLKLIKLPLLSSEYLIDKVEHACGEVPECQPLIMEAVKWHLLPERRSMLFSHRTRPRTSTIGRLLAIGGMDGYKGASNMEMYDPRTNSWTPFMRMGARRLQFGVAVMQNKLVVVGGRDGLKTLNTVECFDLTSLSWSTLAPMNTHRHGLGVAVLGDGPNCPIYAVGGHDGWIYLNSVERWDACSRSWTIVCPMAGARSTCGVAALRGRLYAVGGRDGGACLRSVECYDPATNHWTNCAPMTRRRGGVSVCAAGGFLYALGGHEAPANTVGGRLACVERYDPVTDTWILLARLSYGRDAIGSCLLGDRIVAVGGYDGVQYLCVVEVYDAEANCWRKLAPLSTGRAGAAVVAVPPPRNLF; from the exons atgtcgaCTTGTGAGTCTCAGAAAACAGAAGCGTCTAAAGACAATGTTTCGACTAATTCTGTCGATGAAGGTTTGCCTAGAGAATTAAGCCAGCTGAGCCTTTCTAGTGCATCAAATCCAGATGAATTCCATTGTAATAAAGGACATTCCGAAAcgacaatgaaaaatatttatggataCTATCAGTCACAAAAGCTTTGTGATGTTGCGTTAATAGCTGGGGGTTGCAG GATACCAGCACACAAAGTTGTGTTAGCTTCTTGCAGTGAGTACTTTGCAGCCATGTTTACAGGCTCCCTAAGAGAGGCTCAGTCATCAGAAATAACTCTAGAACGAGTTGATTCACAAGCACTTAGATCACTTGTTCATTATTGCTATACAGGCATTATAG AGTTAAGTGAGGAAACAGTAGAGATCCTCCTGTCAACAGCAAGCTTACTCCAATTACATTCAGTTACAAAGGCTTGTTGTGATTTCCTTGAAAAGCAGCTGGATCCTTGCAACTGTTTAGGGATTGCTTTCTTTGCTGAACAACAATCTTGTATGGGATTGCACAAAAGTGCTTTGGAGTATACATACCAACATTTCATGCAG GTTGTTAAGCACCAAGAGTTCCTTAGCTTGCAATCTGAACAACTATCTAATTTACTAAAGTCAGATGATCTCAATGTAGTAACAgaagaaaatgtttttgaaagcCTCATGGCTTGGGTACAACATGACCATGAAAATAGACAAGGCCATCTACCAACactattaaagttaataaaattgcCTCTTCTGTCATCAGAG tatttGATTGATAAAGTTGAACATGCATGTGGTGAAGTACCCGAATGCCAACCACTAATAATGGAGGCCGTTAAGTGGCATTTATTGCCAGAGAGACGTTCAATGCTATTCTCTCATCGAACAAGACCCCGGACATCGACCATTGGAAGACTTCTTGCTATAGGTGGAATGGACGGCTACaag ggTGCAAGTAACATGGAGATGTATGACCCAAGGACGAATTCTTGGACACCGTTTATGAGAATGGGAGCTCGACGGCTGCAGTTTGGTGTAGCAGTGATGCAAAACAAACTCGTTGTTGTCGGAGGAAGAGATGGACTTAAAACTCTTAATacg gtGGAGTGCTTCGACCTGACGTCACTGAGCTGGAGTACGTTAGCACCGATGAACACGCATCGCCACGGACTGGGTGTCGCCGTGCTCGGGGACGGACCCAACTGCCCCATCTACGCCGTAGGGGGACACGACGGATGGATTTACCTTAATTCTGTGGAGAg GTGGGACGCGTGCTCGCGCTCGTGGACCATCGTGTGCCCGATGGCGGGCGCGCGCAGCACGTGCGGCGTGGCGGCGCTACGCGGGCGCCTCTACGCCGTGGGGGGGCGCGACGGCGGCGCCTGTCTGCGCTCCGTCGAATGCTACGACCCAGCCACCAACCACTGGACCAACTGCGCGCCCATGACGCGTCGGCGCGGCGGCGTCAGC GTGTGCGCGGCGGGCGGTTTTCTGTACGCGCTGGGCGGGCACGAGGCGCCGGCCAATACGGTGGGAGGGCGGCTGGCCTGCGTGGAGCGCTACGACCCCGTCACGGACACGTGGATCCTGCTGGCGCGACTGTCCTACGGCCGGGACGCCATCGGCTCATGTCTGCTGGGCGACAGGATCGTCGCCGTCG GCGGGTACGACGGCGTGCAGTACCTGTGCGTGGTGGAGGTGTACGACGCGGAGGCCAACTGCTGGCGCAAGCTGGCCCCGCTGAGCACGGGGCGCGCGGGCGCCGCCGTCGTGGCCGTGCCGCCGCCCCGCAACCTGTTCTGA